In one Rhinopithecus roxellana isolate Shanxi Qingling chromosome 1, ASM756505v1, whole genome shotgun sequence genomic region, the following are encoded:
- the CDV3 gene encoding protein CDV3 homolog isoform X5, producing the protein MQISEKEEDDNEKRQDPGDNWEEGGGGGGGMEKSSGPWNKTAPVQAPPAPVIVTETPEPAMTSGVYRPPGARLTTTRKTPQGPPEIYSDTQFPSLQSTAKHVESRNRDKEMEKSFEVVRHKNRGRDEVSKTQALKLQLDNQYAVLENQKSSHSQYN; encoded by the exons TGAAAAGGAAGAAGATGATAATGAAAAGAGACAAGATCCAGGTGATAACTGGGAagaaggtggaggtggtggtggaggtatGGAAAAATCTTCAGGTCCCTGGAATAAAACAGCTCCGGTCCAAGCACCTCCTGCTCCAGTAATTG ttacaGAAACCCCAGAACCGGCAATGACTAGTGGTGTTTATAGGCCTCCTGGGGCCAGGTTAACCACAACAAGAAAAACACCACAAGGACCACCAGAAATCTACAGCGATACACAGTTCCCATCCCTGCAGTCAACTGCCAAGCACGTAGAAAGCCGGAA CAG ggataaagaaatggagaagagCTTTGAAGTAGTAAGACACAAAAATAGAGGTAGGGATGAGGTTTCAAAAACCCAGGCCCTTAAACTTCAGCTAGACAACCAGTATGCTGTGCTTGAAAATCAGAAAAGCAGCCACTCACAGTACAATTAA